The Shinella zoogloeoides genome contains the following window.
TCGCCCGAAACGCTGAAACCGTCGCCGGCAAAGCGGAAATCGGAGATGCGCGTGACACCGTCGCCGGTCTCCGCCGTCAGCGTCACCTTGCCGCCGATGCCCGCGCCCTTCGTCCAGCCGATCCACGGAATGGAGACGGCCGCGCCGGTGACATCGGCCTCCACGGTCCTCGGCCCGTCGCCTTCCTGCTCCAGCCGCACGTCGATCTCGCCCTCCAGCACGTCCTCCAGCCCCGGAAGCAGCTTGCGGCGATCCCGGTTGTCGAGCGTGCCGGACAGGGTCGTCCTGCGCGGGATATCGGATGTCTTGTCGACGGGCTGGATCAGTTCGAGATTGAGCGTCACGCCGTCTATGTTCGCCTTGGCGTCGAGATCGGCCATCTTCGGATCGATGGCCAGCAGGCCGCGCAGGCCGGTTACCGTGCGCCCGGCAATGGGCTTGCGCACATCCACGTCGTCCAGCGTCAGGGCCGCGGTCCATTGCGGCGGCGGCGGATTGTGCGCGGCGACGATGCCGAAATGCGCCTTCACCTTCGCCTGCACCTGCCCGTTGAAATCCTCCGGCACGAAGCCCGTCGCCGGAAGCGCGCGGATAGGACGGTAGGTGACCAGCTCGGCGATGGCGTCGGCATTGCCGGCGACGTCGATATCCATGTCCGCCATCAGCGGCTTTTCGTAGTTGCTGGGCAGGACGAAGGTGCCGCCGGTCAGCGCAACGGTGCGTCCCGAGGGGAAATAGGCCGTGCCGCCGGTGATGCCGATCTCCGTGACGGGGCCGCGCAGGCGGAACGTCCCGGAGGTATCGCGCAGCGGCGGTATCTCCCCGGCGACGTTCATGCGCGCGCCCTCGATATCGAAGTCGATCTTCAGCTCGTCCGCCGTCAGGCGCATCGGCACGCCCGGCACGCGCTCGCGCCCCTCGGCAAGGTAGAATTCGATGCGGCCATTGGTGACGGTGCCGCCAAAAATGTTGCGGATGACCCAGCTTCGCGCCGTCTTGGCCAGCCAGAAGGGCCAGAACTGCTTGACCGCGGCCGATTGCAGCTTGCTGGCGATCATCACGAAGCTCACCTCCGGCTCGCGTTCGCCGAAGCGCATGGCGAGCGAGCCGGCGACATTGCCCTTCTCGCTCGAAACAGCCATTTCCTCGAAATGCAGGCTCTTCGTCGCCGGCAGGTAGTAGCCGTTGACCTTGGCGTCGAAGCGGATCGGATCCTCCGTGGAATCGACCGGCCGGCTGATGGCGTTGCTGAAGAGCAGCTCGATGGCGAATCCCTTGTCCGGCTTGTCGGAAATCCGGTCGAGATCGACAAGACCGCCGGTAAAGGGAAAATGCGACTGGCCGACGCTGGCATTCGTCGAGACCAGCTCGATGGACCCCTTGTCGAAATTGTAGCTCGCCTTCACCGAGGAGGGACGAAGCTCCGCCGCGATCCCGTCGCCATAGACCGCGCCGGCAGCGAAACTGAAATCGGCGGACAGTTCGGGTGCCGCTCCCTCGATCTCCCGCCGCGCGCCGACCGAGATATCGACCGTCGTGTCGAGCCCCGCGTGAACCGCCCCTTCCGGCGTATGGCTGAGCAGGAAATCGCCGAGGGCGACGTTGCGGATCGTGCCCTCCATCGCGCGGACGGCGTCGCCGCCGGTCCTTGCCACCAGGTCGATTGCGCCCTCCCGCCCGTCGAGCGAGAACGTGCCCTCGATCCCCATGGTGCCTTCCCTGTCGCGGGAGAACTGGAGACTGGTGATGGACAGCAGGACAGGCCGCCCGCCCGCTCCCTGGAAGGTCGCGCCCAGATCGGAAATGCTGACGGTCTGCATGCCGTTGGCGTCGATCAGGCGGTCGATGCCGTCCAGCCGCTCGAAAGTGGTCTCCAGATAGTCCGGCATGTCCGAGATGCGCAGGGACGCAAGGTCGAGCGGCCTGCTCTTGGGCAGGAGCGTCGCATTGAACATGACGCCCTCCACATCGAGCCGTGAAACGGCGATATGGCCGGTAACAAGCGCCACGGGATCGAGCACGATGCCGACCGCCTCGGTCGTCGCCAGTTCCTTGCCCGATTCGACCTCGACGATCCGCACGTCCTCCGCCTTGAGGGCAAAGCCGTTGAGGCCGGAAAGACGCAGCACCGTATGGTCGACCGACGCGCGATAGCGCGGCCCCAGCCCCTGGTTGAGCGCAGCAACGGCGCGGGCATTGAGCGTGCTGTCGAAAAGCCCGGTCTCGACGAGACCGATGACGAGGGCGCCGAGGAACAGGACGAGCGCGACGGCGGCGGCGGCGATGCGGAAGAGAATGCCGGCGCGGCTCGCCTGCGCGGCATGCAGGACGATAGGTTCGTGGGCCTGCGCGGAAGGCAGGGCATGCAGCGGAACGATGTCCTTTCTGCGGAACACGACCTTGTCGCCGCGGATTTCCTCCATCTCGCGTCCGTTTCCTCTGCCCTTGCGCCGCGTTATCCCACGAAATCGCCGCCAGCCATCCGCTCGCCGCTGGACGATTCTGCCTGCCACTATATATGCGGGAAGCCGGGTCCTTGACTCAAAAAGCCGGCCAAAGAAAGGAAATCCCATGGCAGAACTGGCCCCGGGCGTCGAAGCTCCGGATTTCACCCTTCCGCGCGACGGCGGCGGCACGCTTTCGCTGTCCGGTTTTCGCGGCCGTCCCGTCGTACTCTTCTTCTATCCCAAGGACGACACGGAAGGCTGCGCGACGGAAGCCAAGGATTTCACCGCAGCGAAGGCCGATTTCGACGCAGCGGGCGTTGCGCTCGTCGGCCTTTCGCCCGATCCCGTGAAGAAGCACGACAAGTTCGTCAAGAAACACGATCTCGGCGTGCCGCTCGCCTCGGATGAAGGCCTCCAGACGCTGGAAGCCTATGGCGTATGGAAAGAAAAAAGCATGTACGGCCGCACCTATATGGGCGTGGAGCGCACGACCATGCTCATCGACGCGAATGGCAGGATCGCCGAAATCTGGCCGAAGGTGAAGGTCAAGGGCCATGTCGAGGCCGTGCTTGAAGCTGCCAGAAAACTTTAAAGACACCTGACAAGGCATTGCGATAATGGAATTACCGCATATCGAAAGCCTGCGCGGCGGCGCAACGGCGGCCATCATCGCCGCCGACCTCGACCTGAAGACGGCGCTGGCGCAGGAGACGGCGCGGCGCTGGTTCGCCCGCACCCTCTCGATGCGCTCGCCGCGCGACCCCGCGCTGCCGCCCCGGCCCGGCCGCCCGGAGAAGCCGGAACTCATTCCGCCAAAGCATATGAAGAAGCGCTCGCTGCACACGCTGAAGGGCCGTATCGCGCTTCTCCACGCCCTCGCCCACATCGAGCTGAACGCCGTGGACCTCGCGCTCGATATCGTCGCGCGTTTCACCACCGAGCGCGTGCCGCATTCCTTCTTCGACGGCTGGATGCAGGTCGCCTTCGAGGAGGCCAAGCACTTTCGCCTGGTGCGCGAGCGCCTGCGCGACCTCGGCGCGGACTACGGCGACGTTCCCGCCCATGACGGGCTGTGGCAGGCGGCGCATGACACGCGCAACGACCTGACCGCGCGCCTTGCCGTGGTGCCGCTGATCCTGGAGGCGCGCGGCCTCGACGTAACGCCCGCCCTGCAGGCGAAGATGCGCGAGACCGGAGACCACGCCAGCGCCGAAGTGCTCGACATCATCTACAACGACGAGAAAGGCCATGTGGCGGTGGGCGCCAAGTGGTTCCGCTTCCTCTGCGCCCGCGAGAAGAAGGACCCGGCCGCCACGTTCAAGGACCTCGTCCGCAGCAATTTCCGCAGCCCGCTGAAGCCGCCCTTCAACGATGTCGCCCGGGCCGAAGCCGGCCTGACGCCCTCCTTCTACCGTTCGCTCGTCTCCGTGAGTCAGAGCTGATATTTCGCGGCGGAATCGCACAACTCAAGGCTTTGTTAACCCTAACAATGTGTAATCCTCCCATACGAGACCAGCAGAATCGGTCGGGGAGTCATCGGTGGCGGAGCGTTCTGAAAACCGCGTCTTTGGAAAGCGTGCGCAGCAGCATGTCGTGATTCTGGCAAGCGGCGACAAAATCCGCCACATGACCGTCCGACCGTGGATGGTCGCGGTCGGCTTCTGCTTTGCCGGCATGTTCACGGTCGGCTATCTCGCCGCAACATCCTACCTCGTGCTGCGCGACGACCTGATCGGCGCCACCATGGCGCGCCAGGCCCGCATGCAGCACGACTACGAGGATCGCATCTCCGCGCTGCGCGCCCAGGTCGACCGCGTCACCAGCCGCCAGCTCCTCGACCAGCAGGTCGTCGAGGGCAAGGTGGAGAAGCTGATGCAGCAGCAACTCGCCCTCTCCGAACGCCACGGCAAGCTCGACGCGCTGCTCAACCGCGCGGAAGGCAGCGGCGTGGACACCCCGGACACTATCCCCCTGCCCGACGAAAAGCCGCCGATCGGCGAACGCCGCGCCGATGCCGCCGGCGCAATCGACGCCATCATGGGCATCGCGCCGCAAAAGACGACGCAGCTCGCCTATGCCGCAACGGGCGAATCGGTCGCCGACCGGGCCGACCGTCTGTTTTCCCGCGTCACCCTGTCGCTCAAGGGCCTCGAACACGAACAATTGAACCGCATCCAGTCCCTGACGGCCGGCGCGTCGGAGCAGGCGGACGCCATTCAGGCCATCCTGCGCCGCACCGGCTTCGAGGTCGCCGAGGGCGCTGCGCCCGAAACCGAATCGGATACGGCCATGGGCGGCCCGTTCGTGGAGCCGATGGACCCCAGCGATCCCTTCGACGCCTCGATCAACGATCTCGACCTTGCGCTGGAGCGCCTCGACACCGCTCGCCGCACCGCGCGAAAACTGCCCTTCGGCAATCCTTCGCCGCAAAGCAGCATCACCAGCCGCTTCGGCAACCGCACAGACCCGTTCCTCGGACGCCTGGCGCTGCATGCCGGCATCGATTTCCGCGTCTCGACGGGCACGCAGGTCCGCTCGACCGGCGCGGGCACGGTGGTCGTCGCCGGGCGCAACGGCGGCTACGGCAACATGGTCGAGATCGACCATGGCAACGGCCTGACGACGCGCTACGCCCATCTTTCCCGGGTTCTCGTCAAGGTCGGCGACCATCTGGAAGCCGCCGATCCGGTCGGCCTTTCCGGCACGACGGGCCGCTCGACCGGGCCGCACCTGCACTACGAGGTGCGCCGTAACGGCAAGGCGGTCGACCCCATGCGCTTCCTCACCGCGGGCATGAAACTGACCACCTACATGGATTGACGTAACGCAAGGCGAGAGGCCTTCCCGCGCCCAAATCATCCCTCAGGCGCTTCAAATCGCTGAGGGATTTACCAAATTCGCTGATTTCCTTGACTTTCCGGCACTTTCGGCATATCTGCGCTGCATCCTCGCGGCAACTTGGCCGCTAACTCATTGCGTTCGCAAGAACCGAAACGGAAACAGTTTTCCCTTTGACCACTTTTGCTGATCTTGGCCTGAGCCCGAAAGTCCTGTCCGCCGTCACGGATGCGGGATACACGATCCCCACCCCGATCCAGGCTGGCGCCATCCCGCCGGCGCTCGCCCGGCGCGACATTCTCGGCATCGCCCAGACGGGCACCGGCAAGACGGCTTCCTTCGTGCTGCCCATGCTGACGCTGCTCGAAAAGGGCCGCGCCCGCGCCCGCATGCCGCGCACGCTCATCCTGGAGCCGACGCGCGAACTCGCCGCGCAGGTGGCGGAAAACTTCGAGAAATACGGCAAGAACCACAAGCTGAACGTCGCCCTTCTCATCGGCGGCGTTTCCTTCGACGAACAGGACCGCAAGCTGGAGCGCGGCGCGGACGTGCTGATCTGCACCCCCGGCCGCCTGCTCGACCACACCGAGCGCGGCAAGCTGCTGATGACCGGCGTCGAGATTCTCGTCATCGACGAAGCCGACCGCATGCTCGACATGGGCTTCATCCCGGATATCGAGCGCATCGCCAAGCTCATCCCCTTCACGCGCCAGACGCTGTTCTTCTCGGCCACCATGCCGCCGGAAATCCAGAAGCTGGCCGACCGCTTCCTGCAGAACCCGGAGCGGATCGAGGTGGCCCCGCCCTCCTCCACCGCCAAGACCGTGACGCAGCGCCTCGTCGCCACGCATGGCAAGGATTATGAGAAGCGCTCGACGCTGCGCGACCTCATCCGCGCGCAGGAAGACCTGAAGAACGCCATCATCTTCTGCAACCGCAAGGTCGACGTTGCCGATCTCTTCCGTTCGCTCGACCGCCACGGCTTCTCCGTCGGCGCGCTGCATGGCGACATGGACCAGCGGGCCCGCACGACGATGCTGGCCAACTTCAAGGAAAACAAGCTCACGCTTCTCGTGGCCTCCGACGTCGCCGCCCGCGGCCTCGACATCCCGGATGTAAGCCACGTCTTCAACTTCGACGTCCCGATCCATGCCGAGGACTATGTCCACCGCATCGGCCGCACCGGCCGTGCCGGCCGCTCGGGCGCCGCCTTCACCCTCGTCTCCAAGCGCGACGGAAAGTTCGTCGATGCCATCGAAAAGCTGATCGATCAGAAGATCGAATGGCTGAGCGGCGGTATCGAGGACCTGCCGCAGCAGGCTGAGAGCGAGGAGCGCGAACGCCCCCGTAATGGTCGCGATCGCGGCGGTCGTGACCGCGACCGTGATCGTTCCCGCGGCCGTAACAAGGGCGAAGCCCGCGTTACGGAAACCCGCACAGAGACCAGCGAGACCGAAGAGAAGGTGGACGTCGTGAAGGCTGAACGCAAGGCGGAAGGGCGGCCGCAGAATCCCGCTCGCAATCCGCGGGCCGCAAACCATGCAGCGCCGCGCCCGGCGAACGACGACAGCCGTGACCGCCGCAACCGTTACCGCCGCGACGAAGATGACGGCCCGACGCCGCTCGGCTTCGGCGACGAGGTTCCGGCCTTCATGCTGATCGCCGGCAAGGCCTGATCCGACCCAATGTCCATTCCAGGCATCGATGTGCCAGGCCTCGGTTGCGGCCTGGCCATTTTGCGTGAGGGCAGGCTTCTGCTCTACCGGCGCCTGCGCGCGCCCGAAGCCGGTTCGTGGAACATCGTCGGCGGCAAGGTCGATCATATGGAACGCACCATCGATTCCGCCCGCCGCGAGGCGGAGGAGGAATCGGGGCTGCGCATCGGCGCGGTCGAGCTTCTCTGCATTTCCGAACAGATCATCGAGGACGAGCGCCAGCACTGGCTCTCGCTCATCTATGTGACGGAGGATTTTGCCGGCGAAGCGCGGGTCATGGAGCCGGAAAAGCTGCCCGAATTCGGCTGGTTCGCACTGGATGACCTGCCCTCGCCGCTGTCGCGCTTCGCGGCGCATGCCGTGAAGGCGCTACGCGAGCGTCACTTGGCCCTGAGCGCCGCCTCGTAGGCGCGGCGCACCCAGATGCCCATCTCGTCCAGATCGTCGAAGGCTTCATCCGGGATCGACCAATAGGGCATCTTCACCGGCTTGCCCTTCTTGCCCTCGTAGAACCATTGCCGGCTGCCCGCCGCCTCGAAATCCGGCCCGCTCTGTACATCGGCCTTCAGCAGAATCTCGCCATCCACTTCGAGCGCGAGGATGCGGCCCTCGTGATAGATGCCCTTGCCGCCGAACATGCGCTTGATCGTCACCGGCCCCAGCGCCTGGAACATTTCCTCGATCGCATCCCGATCCATGCCTAGTCCCTCAGAACGCCGCCGGCGGCCACCACGGCCTCGGGCGTGTCGACATCGATATGCGCCGCCTCGCCGATCTCCACATCCACGATATCCAGCCCGGCGCTCTCCACGATATGCCGCGCGCCGACATCGCCCTCAAGCTGGAGGATGGCGGCGAAGGTCGAGCGCGGCAGGATGACGGGGTTGCCCCGCTTGCCGCCCGAAACCGCCCGCACGATGGCATGCCCGCCCGCCGCCGCGAAGGCGTCCAGCAGCCGGCGCATATCGGCCCCGGTGACGTGCGGCATATCCGCCAGCATCACCGCGACACCGTCGCAGCCCGGCCCGAGCGCCGAAACGCCGGCGCGCAGCGATGTGGACATGCCCTGCGCAAAATCGGGGTTGCGCACGATATCGATCTTGAGGCCGGCAAGCGCCGCCTCGATCTCCTCGGCGCGGTGCCCCGTCACCACCAGAACCCGCGACGGTCTTGCCGCCAGCGCGGCCTCGCTCGTGCGGCGAACGAGCGCCTCGCCATCGAAGGCCGCAAGCAGCTTGTGGCTGCCCTGCATGCGGCTGGCGCGTCCTGCGGCCAGCACCAGCGCGGCCACGGAAAGCGGACGCTCCGGCGCACGCAGATCACGCGGCTGCGGCCGGCTCGGGATTTCGCTGAGAAGGCCGCCAACGCCCATGCCCGTGATCTCCTGCGGCCCCGGTTTCTCCCCGGCAAAGATGCGGGCGAGCACCCAGTCGAAGCCGTTTTCCTTGGGGCTGCGCGCGCAGCCCGGCGCGCCAAGCACCGGCACCGTCCCCACGCGCCCCAGAACCAGCAGGTTGCCGGGATCGACCGGCATACCGACATGCTCGACCACGCCGCCAGCGCCGCGAATGGCGGCAGGGATCACGTCATTGGCATCCGTCACCGCCGAAGCGCCGAAGACGACGACCACGTCGTTCTCTCCAACAGCACGGCGGATGGCATCGGCAACGGCCTCCGCCCGATGCGGCACCCGCGTTTCGCCGGTCACGCTGCTGCCCGATGGATGCAGGCGCTGTTCGAAAAGCCGGCGGGTCTTGTCCATGACCGAGGCCTTCAGGCTCGGCAGTTCCGTCGCGACGAGGCCGACGCGATGGGCGGTGAAGGGTTTGACCTCCAGCGCCCGGCTCGACGCCAAAACCGCCGCCGCCTTGCGGGCGAGCGCATCCGGCACCGCAAGCGGAATGATCTTGATGGTCGCCACCATGTCGCCTTCCGCCACGCCGGCATGGTCCGGCAGGGTGGCGATGGTGATGGCGGGGTCGATACGGTTGAAGCGATCGATCCCCGCGCGATCCACGACGAAGAGACCGTTGGCCCCGGCATGAAGATTGATGCGGCCGGTCGCGGACGGCGTGAAGGTCAGGTGATCGGGCGCGATGGCCGCGGCGATCAGCCCCGCCGCCTCGTCCTCTCCGATATCCCCTTCCTCGAGCCGCACCGCAATGACCGTCGAAACGCCGGCCGCCGCGAGCGCCGCCCGGTCCTCCTCCGTCACCTCATGCCCCTTGTGCAACGACAGGCCCTCGGCGCGCACGCCATGCGCCAGCCGCGCACCGACCGCCTCGGCAGCGGGGATTTCCCCGAAAATCATGGCGCAGCCCCGCGCAGCGGTCGGCGGCGCAGATGTGCGATGATATCGGCCAGAATGGAAACGGCGATCTCGGCCGGGCTTGCCGCACCGATATCGAGGCCGATGGGGGCGGATATCCGCGCGATTTCACCCTCGCCATGCCCCAGCGCCGTCAGGCGTTCGACGCGCTTGGCATGGGTCTTCCGGCTGCCGAGCGCGCCGACATAGAAGCAGCCCGACGAAAGCGCCTGCGACAGCGGAAAGTCGTCGACCTTGGGATCGTGCGTAACGGCGACCAGCGCCGTATAGGCGTCGAGCGGCCGGGCTTTCAGCACATCTTCCGGCCAGTCCGCGACAAGATCGATGCCGGCGAAGCGCTCCTCGGTGGCAAAGGCCGTGCGCGGATCGACGACGGTGATGTCGAAGCCGGCGACCTTCGCCATCTGCGCCAGCGCCTGACTGATATGCACCGCGCCGATGGCGACGATGCGGGCGGGCGGCAGGTGGACGTTGAGGAAGAATTTCCGGTCCTCCACCTCGGCCACGCCGGACTTGCCGGAGCGGAATGCGCCTTCGACCGCCGCACCGAGCGGCCCGGCCACGGGGTCGCCCTCGCAGATCACACGGTCCCGGCCATCCCCGAGGTCCGTGAGGTGAATGACGGCGCGGCGCGCGGCGCGCTCCCTGTTCAGCTTGCGCAGGAGATACGGATCCATCAGCCCACCCGTTCCACATAGACGCGGATGCGCCCGCCGCAGGAAAGGCCGACGCGCCATGCCGTCTCGTCGGCAACGCCGAATTCCAGCATACGCGGCTCCCCGTCCCCGATCACCTCCATCGCCTCGCCGATGACCGCGCCCTCCACGCAGCCGCCGGAGACGGAGCCATGAAAATTACCCTCCCCGTCGATGACCAGATGGCTGCCGACAGGACGGGGGGCCGAGCCCCAGGTCTCGACCACGGTGGCGAGCGCCACCATGCGCCCGTCGTCCATCCAGCGTTCCGCGATGGTCAAAGGGTCGAGTGTGTCGTTCATGTCCATCTTTTCCTCCTCATGCGGCCGGCAGGAAGCGGCGCGGGTCTCCCGCCCCGCGTCGCGCCTCGCCGGAAAGCGCGGCCACCAGATCCGCCATGGCCGCCAGATTGTGGACCGGGCGCAGCTCGTCCACATGCGGCAGCATCGCCCTCACCCCGCGCGCCCGCGCTTCGAATCCCTCGAAGCGCAAGAGCGGATTGAGCCAGACGAGCCGCCGGCAGGAACGATGCAGCCGGTCCATTTCCTTTTCAAGCAGATCGATACCCTCGCGCTCCAGCCCATCGGTGATGAGCAGCACCACCGCGCCCTGCCCCAGCACGCGGCGCGACCAGAGCCGGTTGAATTCCTTCAGCGTCTCGCCGATGCGCGTGCCGCCCGACCAGTCCGTCACCGACTGGCTGCACGCCTCGACGGCAAGATCGGGATCGCGATGGCGCATGGCCCGCGTGACATTGCTGAGCCGCGTGCCGAACAGGAAGGCGTGGACACGGCGGGTTTCGCCGAGCGCATGGAGGAAATGCAGGAAGATGCGGGTGTACTGGCTCATGGAGCCGGAAATATCCGCCAGAACGACGAGCGGCGGATGCACCGTCTTCGGCTCGCGGTGGCGCGGCAGGATCAGCGCGCCGCCGGTACGCATGGCATGGCGCATCGTGGCGCGGGCATCGATGGCGACGGGGCGGTTGCTGCGGCGGAAACGGCGTGTGCGCACCTCGTCCATCGGCAGCACGAGATTGGCGAGCGCGCGCTTGGCCTCGGCAAGTTCCGCCGCACTCATCTGGGCAAAATCGGTCTTGCGCAGCAATTCGCTGCCGGAGGCGGTGAAGCGTGCGTCGATCTCGATATCCGGCTCGTCGCGCTCCTTGCGCTCGTCCTGCCGCCCGCCGAAGAGCGCGTCGGAAACCCGCGTTTCCCCCGCCTTGCGCTTTTCCCGCTCCTCATGCCGCGTCACGACCGGCGACATCAGCGCGATCATTTTCCCGACGAGATCGCGCGAGCGCCAGAACAGGCGGAACGCCTCGTCGAAGACCGCATCGTCCTCATGGCGCTTGACCAGCGTCGCGTGGAGCGCGATGTAGAATTCCTCCCGGTCGCCGATGCCGATGGCCTGCACGGCCTCGATGGCATCCGTGACGGCCGCCGGACCGAGGCGCAGGCCCGCCTTGCGCAGCACGCGGGCGAAATGCACGATATTGTCGGCGAGCCGTCCGTCCATGCCGCTGCCCACCGTCATCGCTATCCCGCCGCTGCCAGATCGGCTTTCACATCATCGAGCAGCTTGCGGCCTTCCGCGCCCTCGATGCGGGCAATGTCGTCCTGATATTTCAGGAGCGTACCGAGCGTGTCGGACACCGTCTCCGGGTCGAGCGCCACGCGGTCGAGTTCGGTGAGCGCCGTCGCCCAGTCGATGGTTTCAGCGACACCGGGATTCTTGAACAGGTCGAACCCGCGCAGCTTCTGCACATAGGCAACGATCTGCTGCGAGAGCGTGGCGTTGCAGCCCGGCACCTTGCGGCGGATGATCTCCAGCTCCTGCGCGGCGGCCGGATAATCCACCCAATGATAGAGGCAGCGCCGCTTCAGCGCGTCGTGGACCTCGCGCGTGCGGTTCGTCGTGATGATGACGATGGGCGGTTCAGTGGCGCGGATCGTGCCGAGTTCCGGCACCGTCACCTGGAAATCGGACAGGACCTCCAGAAGAAACGCCTCGAAGGCCTCATCGGTACGGTCGAGTTCGTCGATAAGGAAGACGGGCGCGCGGCCATCCGGCGAGGACAGGGCCTGCAGCACCGGGCGGCGGATC
Protein-coding sequences here:
- a CDS encoding M23 family metallopeptidase produces the protein MAERSENRVFGKRAQQHVVILASGDKIRHMTVRPWMVAVGFCFAGMFTVGYLAATSYLVLRDDLIGATMARQARMQHDYEDRISALRAQVDRVTSRQLLDQQVVEGKVEKLMQQQLALSERHGKLDALLNRAEGSGVDTPDTIPLPDEKPPIGERRADAAGAIDAIMGIAPQKTTQLAYAATGESVADRADRLFSRVTLSLKGLEHEQLNRIQSLTAGASEQADAIQAILRRTGFEVAEGAAPETESDTAMGGPFVEPMDPSDPFDASINDLDLALERLDTARRTARKLPFGNPSPQSSITSRFGNRTDPFLGRLALHAGIDFRVSTGTQVRSTGAGTVVVAGRNGGYGNMVEIDHGNGLTTRYAHLSRVLVKVGDHLEAADPVGLSGTTGRSTGPHLHYEVRRNGKAVDPMRFLTAGMKLTTYMD
- a CDS encoding TfoX/Sxy family protein; translated protein: MDRDAIEEMFQALGPVTIKRMFGGKGIYHEGRILALEVDGEILLKADVQSGPDFEAAGSRQWFYEGKKGKPVKMPYWSIPDEAFDDLDEMGIWVRRAYEAALRAK
- a CDS encoding DEAD/DEAH box helicase, which translates into the protein MTTFADLGLSPKVLSAVTDAGYTIPTPIQAGAIPPALARRDILGIAQTGTGKTASFVLPMLTLLEKGRARARMPRTLILEPTRELAAQVAENFEKYGKNHKLNVALLIGGVSFDEQDRKLERGADVLICTPGRLLDHTERGKLLMTGVEILVIDEADRMLDMGFIPDIERIAKLIPFTRQTLFFSATMPPEIQKLADRFLQNPERIEVAPPSSTAKTVTQRLVATHGKDYEKRSTLRDLIRAQEDLKNAIIFCNRKVDVADLFRSLDRHGFSVGALHGDMDQRARTTMLANFKENKLTLLVASDVAARGLDIPDVSHVFNFDVPIHAEDYVHRIGRTGRAGRSGAAFTLVSKRDGKFVDAIEKLIDQKIEWLSGGIEDLPQQAESEERERPRNGRDRGGRDRDRDRSRGRNKGEARVTETRTETSETEEKVDVVKAERKAEGRPQNPARNPRAANHAAPRPANDDSRDRRNRYRRDEDDGPTPLGFGDEVPAFMLIAGKA
- a CDS encoding peroxiredoxin is translated as MAELAPGVEAPDFTLPRDGGGTLSLSGFRGRPVVLFFYPKDDTEGCATEAKDFTAAKADFDAAGVALVGLSPDPVKKHDKFVKKHDLGVPLASDEGLQTLEAYGVWKEKSMYGRTYMGVERTTMLIDANGRIAEIWPKVKVKGHVEAVLEAARKL
- a CDS encoding YhdP family protein — its product is MEEIRGDKVVFRRKDIVPLHALPSAQAHEPIVLHAAQASRAGILFRIAAAAVALVLFLGALVIGLVETGLFDSTLNARAVAALNQGLGPRYRASVDHTVLRLSGLNGFALKAEDVRIVEVESGKELATTEAVGIVLDPVALVTGHIAVSRLDVEGVMFNATLLPKSRPLDLASLRISDMPDYLETTFERLDGIDRLIDANGMQTVSISDLGATFQGAGGRPVLLSITSLQFSRDREGTMGIEGTFSLDGREGAIDLVARTGGDAVRAMEGTIRNVALGDFLLSHTPEGAVHAGLDTTVDISVGARREIEGAAPELSADFSFAAGAVYGDGIAAELRPSSVKASYNFDKGSIELVSTNASVGQSHFPFTGGLVDLDRISDKPDKGFAIELLFSNAISRPVDSTEDPIRFDAKVNGYYLPATKSLHFEEMAVSSEKGNVAGSLAMRFGEREPEVSFVMIASKLQSAAVKQFWPFWLAKTARSWVIRNIFGGTVTNGRIEFYLAEGRERVPGVPMRLTADELKIDFDIEGARMNVAGEIPPLRDTSGTFRLRGPVTEIGITGGTAYFPSGRTVALTGGTFVLPSNYEKPLMADMDIDVAGNADAIAELVTYRPIRALPATGFVPEDFNGQVQAKVKAHFGIVAAHNPPPPQWTAALTLDDVDVRKPIAGRTVTGLRGLLAIDPKMADLDAKANIDGVTLNLELIQPVDKTSDIPRRTTLSGTLDNRDRRKLLPGLEDVLEGEIDVRLEQEGDGPRTVEADVTGAAVSIPWIGWTKGAGIGGKVTLTAETGDGVTRISDFRFAGDGFSVSGDLAFRGAALDSANFSTVRLSANDRFRLKIARGKAGYSVVADGEAADIRQVLARLKNQTGGSAGSGAGKQGMTVEANLARAVGFNGESLANVAFRYATAGGRISALDLSAMTSGGAPVVGQLARDGGGVIQLTSGDAGAVARFADVYRHMQGGLLNVRLREADDGWLGSVDIRNFSLVGEERLRSLVSTPAGDGGRSLNDAVRREIDVSAVKFSRGFAQVRAGGGALSLANGVVRGDMVGATFQGTVRDASGQTEMTGTFMPAYGLNRLFAELPLIGLILGNGNDRGLIGITFKLSGPFDKPNLTINPLSIIAPGVFRNIFEFQ
- a CDS encoding NUDIX domain-containing protein; the encoded protein is MSIPGIDVPGLGCGLAILREGRLLLYRRLRAPEAGSWNIVGGKVDHMERTIDSARREAEEESGLRIGAVELLCISEQIIEDERQHWLSLIYVTEDFAGEARVMEPEKLPEFGWFALDDLPSPLSRFAAHAVKALRERHLALSAAS
- a CDS encoding ferritin-like domain-containing protein — translated: MELPHIESLRGGATAAIIAADLDLKTALAQETARRWFARTLSMRSPRDPALPPRPGRPEKPELIPPKHMKKRSLHTLKGRIALLHALAHIELNAVDLALDIVARFTTERVPHSFFDGWMQVAFEEAKHFRLVRERLRDLGADYGDVPAHDGLWQAAHDTRNDLTARLAVVPLILEARGLDVTPALQAKMRETGDHASAEVLDIIYNDEKGHVAVGAKWFRFLCAREKKDPAATFKDLVRSNFRSPLKPPFNDVARAEAGLTPSFYRSLVSVSQS
- a CDS encoding NTP transferase domain-containing protein; the encoded protein is MIFGEIPAAEAVGARLAHGVRAEGLSLHKGHEVTEEDRAALAAAGVSTVIAVRLEEGDIGEDEAAGLIAAAIAPDHLTFTPSATGRINLHAGANGLFVVDRAGIDRFNRIDPAITIATLPDHAGVAEGDMVATIKIIPLAVPDALARKAAAVLASSRALEVKPFTAHRVGLVATELPSLKASVMDKTRRLFEQRLHPSGSSVTGETRVPHRAEAVADAIRRAVGENDVVVVFGASAVTDANDVIPAAIRGAGGVVEHVGMPVDPGNLLVLGRVGTVPVLGAPGCARSPKENGFDWVLARIFAGEKPGPQEITGMGVGGLLSEIPSRPQPRDLRAPERPLSVAALVLAAGRASRMQGSHKLLAAFDGEALVRRTSEAALAARPSRVLVVTGHRAEEIEAALAGLKIDIVRNPDFAQGMSTSLRAGVSALGPGCDGVAVMLADMPHVTGADMRRLLDAFAAAGGHAIVRAVSGGKRGNPVILPRSTFAAILQLEGDVGARHIVESAGLDIVDVEIGEAAHIDVDTPEAVVAAGGVLRD